The proteins below come from a single Carassius carassius chromosome 11, fCarCar2.1, whole genome shotgun sequence genomic window:
- the hpxa gene encoding hemopexin translates to MRLVQTCLCLALSLSLAAPSDIAKKPDADGHKHELHYGAKVDRCAGMEFDAVAVNEEGIPYFFKGDHLFKGFHGEAELSNETFPELDEHHHLGHVDAAFRMHSEDSPDHHDHQFFFLDSKVFSYYKHKLEKDYPKNIFEVFPGIPDHLDAAVECPKPDCTNDTVIFFKGDEIYHFDMKTRKVDEKEFKSMPNCTGAFRYMDHYYCFHGHQFSKFDPVTGDVQGKYPKETRDYFMRCPHFGQKSTDEHIEREQCSRVHLDAITSDDDGSVYAFRGQHFLSITGDKFHSDTVESAFKELHSEVDAVFSYEGHLYMIKDNEVFVYKVGEPHTHLEGYPKPLKEVLGIEGPVDAAFVCADHHIAHVIKGQTVYDVEMKATPRAPAKEGSITQFKKIDAAMCGPKGVTVVIGNHYYLYESPMAMMRARIMPEQHRVSQELFGCDH, encoded by the exons ATGAGGCTTGTTCAAACGTGCCTGTGCCTGGCTCTCTCACTGAGCCTTGCTGCTCCCTC GGATATTGCAAAGAAACCTGATGCTGATGGACATAAGCATGAATTGCACTATGGTGCAAAGGTTGACCGTTGTGCAGGAATGGAGTTTGATGCAGTTGCGGTAAACGAGGAGGGAATTCCTTATTTTTTCAAGG GTGACCACTTGTTTAAGGGTTTCCATGGCGAGGCAGAGTTATCTAATGAAACTTTCCCTGAGCTGGATGAGCATCATCACCTGGGACATGTGGACGCTGCATTCCGTATGCATTCTGAAGACAGCCCAGACCATCATGACCACCAGTTCTTCTTCCTG GACAGCAAGGTTTTCAGCTACTACAAGCACAAGCTGGAGAAGGACTATCCCAAAAATATCTTTGAAGTTTTCCCTGGAATTCCTGACCATTTGGATGCTGCAGTGGAGTGTCCCAAGCCAGACTGTACTAATGACACTGTAATCTTTTTCAAAG GTGATGAGATCTACCACTTCGACATGAAGACCAGGAAGGTTGATGAAAAAGAATTCAAGAGCATGCCCAACTGCACCGGAGCCTTCCGTTACATGGATCACTATTACTGCTTCCATGGACATCAGTTCTCCAAGTTTGACCCAGTTACAGGAGATGTACAAGGCAAATATCCGAAGGAGACCCGCGATTACTTCATGAGATGCCCACATTTTG GACAAAAGAGCACTGATGAACACATTGAGAGAGAACAGTGCAGCCGTGTGCACTTGGATGCTATTACATCTGATGACGATGGCAGCGTATATGCTTTCAGAG GGCAACACTTCCTTAGCATAACTGGTGATAAGTTTCATTCGGACACAGTTGAGAGTGCTTTCAAAGAATTGCACAGTGAAGTGGATGCAGTCTTCTCCTATGAAGGCCATCTCTACATGATCAAG GACAATGAGGTGTTTGTGTACAAAGTTGGAgagccacacacacacctggagggtTACCCCAAACCTCTGAAGGAGGTCCTGGGAATTGAGGGTCCCGTAGATGCTGCCTTTGTGTGCGCAGACCATCACATTGCTCATGTTATCAAAG GTCAAACAGTTTATGATGTTGAAATGAAAGCCACCCCACGCGCGCCTGCAAAGGAAGGAAGCATAACACAATTCAAAAAGATTGATGCTGCAATGTGCGGACCCAAGGGTGTGACAGTTGTGATCGGTAACCATTACTATCTATATGAGAGTCCCATGGCTATGATGAGGGCCAGAATCATGCCTGAACAGCACAGGGTGTCTCAGGAGCTGTTTGGCTGTGACCACTAG